The proteins below come from a single Dinghuibacter silviterrae genomic window:
- a CDS encoding helix-turn-helix domain-containing protein, protein MHHIKTISEYHQMAGLPLPDHPHISVINLETLRGTEIKEPIKLMCDFYWISLKAHENGRFQYTYGSHATIPHKLKEGGDFEASTLFFMSPGQVFGIAPLGKRLSKMSGWFILIHPDFLWRTKLAKTIKQYGFFDYSANEALHLAPKEEKKIVSIIKNIQQEYKTNIDAFSQNIIVAELELLFTYAERFYNRQFITRKITHSGVLEKLEDLLNDYVDSNKLATEGLPTVQYISESLHISPNYLRGLLKSLTGLNTQEHIHKVIIEKAKEKLSTTELSISEIAYELGFEHPASFSKLFKSKTRQSPLEFRASFN, encoded by the coding sequence ATGCATCATATAAAGACCATCAGTGAATATCATCAGATGGCGGGCTTGCCCCTGCCGGACCATCCCCATATCAGTGTCATCAATTTGGAGACGCTGAGGGGGACGGAGATTAAGGAGCCCATCAAATTGATGTGCGATTTTTATTGGATTTCACTGAAGGCGCACGAGAACGGCCGTTTTCAATACACATACGGGAGCCATGCCACGATCCCCCATAAGTTAAAGGAAGGTGGTGATTTTGAAGCCAGCACCTTGTTTTTTATGTCTCCCGGGCAGGTCTTTGGTATTGCGCCGTTAGGAAAACGGTTATCCAAAATGTCCGGCTGGTTTATATTGATACATCCGGATTTTTTATGGCGGACGAAGCTGGCGAAGACGATTAAACAGTATGGTTTTTTCGATTATTCCGCCAATGAGGCCTTGCATCTGGCGCCAAAAGAGGAAAAGAAAATCGTCAGTATCATTAAGAACATTCAGCAGGAGTACAAGACAAATATTGATGCATTCAGCCAGAATATCATTGTTGCCGAACTGGAATTGTTGTTTACTTATGCGGAAAGGTTTTACAATCGTCAGTTTATCACGCGTAAAATAACCCATAGTGGCGTATTGGAAAAGTTGGAGGACCTGCTCAACGACTATGTAGACAGCAACAAACTGGCAACGGAAGGGTTGCCCACCGTACAATACATTTCTGAAAGTCTGCACATTTCACCCAATTATCTCCGGGGCCTGCTCAAGTCATTGACGGGGTTGAATACGCAGGAGCACATTCATAAAGTGATTATTGAGAAAGCCAAGGAAAAACTCTCCACCACGGAGCTGTCCATCAGCGAAATCGCCTATGAATTGGGCTTTGAGCATCCGGCCTCGTTTAGCAAGCTGTTTAAGAGTAAGACCCGCCAAAGTCCGTTGGAATTCAGGGCGTCGTTTAACTGA
- a CDS encoding nuclear transport factor 2 family protein, with protein sequence MTIIVVLALRCVVGYGQNAQEVSTAIFRLEVSGRLDSLDALLDPRMVFSALDGRIESRDQYLQRLKGGNFMHNSIEVEESNEVVAENTAIVTGKGTFVVTVSGTKTSLHLSYIEVFVRPEPAGAWKLIALKATPLNK encoded by the coding sequence TTGACAATTATTGTTGTGCTCGCTCTTCGGTGCGTGGTGGGATACGGCCAAAATGCACAAGAGGTTTCAACGGCCATATTCCGGTTGGAGGTATCGGGTAGGCTCGATTCGCTGGACGCCCTGCTCGACCCCCGGATGGTGTTTTCCGCGTTGGATGGGCGGATAGAATCCAGGGACCAATACTTGCAGCGCTTGAAAGGGGGCAATTTTATGCACAATAGTATCGAGGTGGAGGAAAGCAACGAGGTGGTAGCGGAGAATACAGCGATCGTCACCGGCAAGGGGACATTTGTCGTTACGGTCTCGGGCACCAAAACGTCGCTGCATCTCTCTTATATAGAGGTATTTGTAAGACCTGAACCGGCGGGTGCCTGGAAGCTGATCGCATTGAAGGCAACGCCGCTAAATAAATAA
- a CDS encoding GLPGLI family protein — MKWSILLSAGIILSAPGARAQQPDTALLFLHYKFSHVRDTSDRANPYKEDMVLAIGKNASVYRSYDRQRWIAQTKKEYRTAAAAAAGGPIMFNIHVAGTGSEYFQFPNTGQLVRKEELFGSFLVTDPLPVIAWQVTGDTATFGRLHCQKATGHFKGRDYIAWFCPDLPLHTGPWELGGLPGVIVEAYDTKRDVQFLFDGIEKAAAIANDSDQSGPPPMPGIDFNGDPDLISLPENATKTTDKEFAKLQAAYKKDPNAFAQSAMAAHNGGMAGDNGPRMSVDIKARPAGPVINNPIELPEKP; from the coding sequence ATGAAATGGTCAATCTTATTGAGCGCGGGGATCATCCTTTCAGCCCCTGGCGCCCGGGCTCAGCAGCCGGACACTGCACTGTTGTTCCTTCACTACAAGTTTTCTCATGTACGGGATACGTCGGACCGCGCGAATCCCTATAAAGAGGACATGGTGTTGGCCATTGGTAAAAATGCCAGTGTGTACAGGAGCTATGACAGGCAACGGTGGATTGCCCAGACAAAAAAGGAGTACCGGACAGCGGCTGCGGCCGCGGCGGGCGGACCCATCATGTTCAATATACATGTCGCCGGTACCGGAAGCGAGTACTTTCAATTCCCGAATACCGGGCAATTGGTGCGGAAAGAGGAGCTGTTTGGCAGCTTCCTGGTGACCGATCCCTTGCCTGTTATTGCCTGGCAGGTGACCGGTGATACGGCCACCTTTGGCCGTCTTCACTGCCAAAAGGCAACGGGTCATTTCAAAGGAAGGGATTATATCGCCTGGTTTTGCCCTGATTTGCCTTTGCACACCGGTCCCTGGGAATTGGGCGGCCTGCCGGGGGTGATCGTCGAAGCCTATGATACAAAGAGGGATGTCCAGTTTCTTTTCGACGGGATTGAAAAGGCAGCGGCAATAGCTAACGATAGTGATCAAAGCGGCCCGCCCCCCATGCCTGGAATTGACTTTAACGGAGACCCCGATCTCATCAGTCTTCCCGAAAATGCGACAAAGACCACCGACAAGGAATTTGCCAAACTGCAGGCAGCGTACAAAAAGGACCCCAATGCCTTTGCACAATCGGCGATGGCGGCGCACAACGGCGGTATGGCCGGGGATAATGGCCCGAGGATGAGCGTCGATATTAAGGCACGTCCGGCGGGTCCGGTGATCAATAACCCGATCGAATTACCGGAAAAGCCATGA
- a CDS encoding aldo/keto reductase: MKKRILGKSGLEVSALGLGCMGLSFGLGPATERKTAIELIRKAYELGVTFFDTAEAYGPFVNEEILGEALQPFRDQVVIATKFGFPGGEVAKGVDSRPENIRAVAEASLKRLRTDRIDLFYQHRVDPGVPMEDVAGTVRDLIREGKVKHFGMSEAGVQSIRRAHAVQPVAALQSEYSLWWREPEQEILPLLEELGIGFVPFSPLGKGFLTGVINENTRFDTSDFRSIVPRFTEENRKANQGMVDLLKSIAADKGATPAQIALAWLLAQKPWIAPIPGTTKVQRLEENLGAANVELSADDLREIEEAAAKVQIHGARYPQHLQERVGK, from the coding sequence ATGAAGAAGAGAATATTGGGAAAAAGCGGGCTTGAAGTTTCCGCGTTAGGACTGGGTTGCATGGGCTTGAGCTTTGGTCTTGGCCCGGCTACGGAAAGGAAGACGGCCATCGAATTGATTCGAAAGGCTTATGAGCTGGGTGTGACATTTTTCGATACGGCTGAGGCTTATGGCCCCTTTGTCAACGAGGAAATTCTTGGTGAGGCGTTGCAGCCGTTCCGCGACCAGGTGGTCATCGCTACAAAGTTTGGGTTTCCGGGGGGAGAAGTGGCCAAGGGGGTAGACAGCCGGCCTGAAAATATCCGGGCAGTGGCGGAAGCGTCGTTGAAACGGCTGCGTACGGACAGGATCGATCTCTTCTATCAACACCGTGTCGATCCGGGCGTACCCATGGAGGACGTGGCTGGTACGGTCAGGGACTTGATACGTGAGGGCAAGGTGAAGCACTTTGGGATGTCCGAAGCGGGTGTCCAGAGCATCCGCCGGGCACATGCGGTCCAGCCGGTAGCGGCGTTGCAAAGTGAATATTCCCTTTGGTGGCGTGAGCCGGAGCAGGAAATCCTGCCGCTCCTGGAAGAGCTGGGGATTGGGTTTGTTCCATTTAGTCCGCTGGGTAAAGGTTTTTTGACCGGCGTGATCAATGAGAACACCCGGTTTGATACATCGGATTTTAGAAGTATTGTTCCGCGCTTTACGGAAGAGAACCGGAAAGCCAACCAGGGGATGGTTGACCTTCTTAAAAGTATCGCGGCGGACAAGGGTGCCACGCCGGCACAGATCGCCTTGGCCTGGCTGCTGGCACAAAAACCCTGGATCGCGCCGATACCTGGTACAACGAAGGTGCAACGTCTGGAAGAGAACCTGGGTGCCGCAAATGTCGAGTTGTCGGCTGATGACCTTCGGGAGATCGAGGAGGCAGCCGCCAAGGTCCAAATTCACGGGGCGCGGTATCCGCAACATTTACAAGAAAGGGTAGGAAAATAA
- a CDS encoding sensor histidine kinase: MRRNPVRYIIQVIIHVLFWTGVYYTLKALTTTSFGMVLRNGDRGTQKVDIQLSFPYSWIVLGFLIVLFYTNTLWLFKQVLRYKSAAGRVAVIASWCILLFTINFLVIRWRINVDNAPYIISHQQFSGGKDSLPKMTFNSALPSAKLPDLPSPPDVPVSPVDNWLHMQLVIALIFLSVLAVAIAQFFIKEWIRNDLTRTQAEAQQLSTEIKFLRSQVNPHFLFNTLNNLFSMAQKKGNDELADGISKLSGMMRYMIYESNTEQVYLQKEIEYLKNCIALHKLRYAGGEVEVAFSYPPPGAIGEVQIAPMLFIPFLENAFKHGIAIGERSCITVTITAGAGKLNFTCENTDHSHVRRLEEEKTGIGLANVRRRLELVYPGRYALYAGPKDGKYLVHLQIAYS, encoded by the coding sequence ATGCGCCGCAACCCGGTCAGATATATCATCCAGGTCATCATTCATGTCCTATTTTGGACGGGGGTATATTATACCCTGAAGGCACTGACGACCACTTCTTTTGGTATGGTGCTCAGGAACGGAGACAGGGGCACTCAAAAAGTGGATATCCAGTTATCATTCCCTTATTCATGGATAGTGCTCGGGTTCCTTATAGTCCTGTTTTATACCAACACCCTTTGGTTGTTTAAACAGGTGCTCAGGTATAAAAGCGCCGCGGGCCGGGTAGCAGTCATCGCCAGCTGGTGTATCCTGCTCTTTACCATAAACTTCCTGGTGATCCGTTGGCGCATCAACGTTGACAATGCCCCCTATATCATCAGCCATCAGCAATTTTCGGGCGGGAAAGACTCCCTGCCCAAAATGACATTCAACTCGGCCCTACCATCGGCCAAACTTCCGGACCTCCCTTCTCCCCCGGACGTACCCGTGTCTCCGGTAGACAACTGGCTGCACATGCAGCTCGTTATTGCCCTGATTTTTCTTTCGGTGCTGGCGGTTGCCATAGCGCAGTTCTTTATAAAGGAATGGATACGGAACGATCTGACACGAACCCAGGCCGAGGCCCAGCAGCTCAGTACCGAAATCAAGTTCCTCCGGTCACAGGTAAACCCCCATTTCCTGTTTAACACGCTCAACAACCTTTTTTCCATGGCCCAGAAAAAAGGCAACGACGAGCTGGCCGACGGCATTTCAAAGTTGTCCGGTATGATGCGCTATATGATCTATGAAAGCAACACCGAGCAGGTCTACCTCCAAAAAGAGATCGAATACCTGAAGAATTGTATTGCGTTACATAAACTTCGCTATGCCGGCGGTGAGGTGGAAGTCGCCTTTAGCTATCCCCCGCCGGGGGCGATCGGAGAAGTGCAGATTGCACCCATGCTTTTCATCCCGTTTCTCGAAAACGCTTTTAAGCATGGCATCGCGATCGGCGAACGCTCCTGCATCACCGTGACCATCACCGCCGGCGCCGGAAAGCTGAACTTCACCTGCGAAAATACCGACCATAGCCATGTCAGGCGGCTGGAAGAAGAGAAGACCGGTATCGGGCTGGCCAATGTGCGTCGCCGCCTGGAACTGGTCTATCCCGGCCGATATGCGCTATACGCCGGGCCAAAAGACGGGAAATATCTTGTACACCTTCAAATCGCATACTCATGA
- a CDS encoding SDR family oxidoreductase — protein sequence MNIVLTGSLGNISKPLATELVRKGHRVTVISSKAERQKDIDALGAKAAIGSIKDLDFLVNTFHGADIVYLMEPSAQDRMFDKTYDPYKAVAEIVNTYKSAVERSGIKKVVHLSSIGAHTDTGVGLLKFHFMAETILKTLPADVSIKFMRPVGFYYNLLANIEVIKSLSKGFVGAIMALQHYGLSGLLRGKRGLIMANYGGDIVNLLVSPIDIAAVIAEEMDKPFEGYTVRYIASEERTCNEVAGILGAAIGKPYLKWGSISDKMLTNTMLKRGMNEMLVHGLVEMGASGRSGRVYEDYYKHRPVLGKTKLSEYAPIFAKAYASYKDHQ from the coding sequence ATGAATATCGTATTAACGGGCTCACTGGGCAATATCAGCAAACCCCTTGCTACAGAATTGGTACGAAAAGGCCACCGCGTAACCGTCATTAGCAGTAAGGCCGAGCGGCAAAAGGACATTGACGCCTTGGGCGCAAAAGCGGCCATCGGTTCCATAAAAGACCTTGATTTCCTGGTGAATACATTCCATGGAGCAGACATTGTGTACCTTATGGAGCCAAGCGCCCAGGACAGGATGTTTGACAAGACGTATGACCCCTACAAGGCGGTCGCGGAAATAGTAAACACATACAAATCGGCCGTGGAAAGATCGGGTATTAAAAAAGTGGTGCATTTGAGCAGTATCGGGGCGCATACCGATACGGGTGTGGGGCTTTTAAAGTTTCACTTTATGGCGGAAACTATTTTGAAAACACTGCCGGCCGACGTCTCTATCAAATTTATGCGGCCGGTGGGGTTTTATTATAACCTGCTGGCCAATATCGAAGTGATTAAATCATTAAGCAAAGGGTTTGTCGGAGCGATCATGGCTCTACAGCACTATGGCCTATCGGGCTTGTTGCGTGGCAAACGGGGACTGATTATGGCTAATTATGGAGGCGATATTGTGAACTTGTTGGTGTCGCCGATCGACATTGCCGCGGTTATCGCCGAGGAAATGGATAAGCCGTTTGAAGGCTACACGGTACGATACATAGCCAGCGAAGAACGTACCTGCAATGAGGTGGCCGGGATATTGGGGGCGGCTATCGGAAAACCCTATTTGAAATGGGGGAGTATCTCTGATAAAATGTTGACAAACACGATGCTCAAAAGGGGGATGAACGAAATGCTGGTACACGGATTGGTGGAAATGGGCGCCTCCGGCCGTTCGGGGAGGGTATATGAAGATTATTATAAGCATCGTCCTGTGCTGGGTAAAACAAAACTCAGTGAATATGCACCTATCTTTGCCAAAGCCTATGCATCATATAAAGACCATCAGTGA
- a CDS encoding carboxypeptidase-like regulatory domain-containing protein, giving the protein MKPVILLAVILLSLSADAQVLKGTVMDSTGSPVSYASVNLRNAEGSVIMAFTTADARGNYALRLPSGLRADTLYLEARCIGYSTQRRAVSWSTGVADFTLAVSASRLPSVIIHAKGPRLRTSGDTLSYKVSDFSSAQDRVIGDVIRRLPGISVASDGTIRYNNKPVSGVYLGGDNLLDDKYTIATNTIPQGVVDQVQVIDNHQPVKVLQNKVKSDDVALNLTFKKGAKARLLGQETAGTGLPGNYDADLNALLVKDKYKAIDYLKGNNTGEDLQQELVSHNVADYKLRIGNDPPAALLSLGSVNDPALARNRYFFNQSGLLNLNNLVNLKNGLQLRVNASYLHDIEKRDYSQRTSVFLPGDTLQYAETQQNRFHPNLLHAQLTLNVNKDKRYVNDALLLEDNRWADYSDLNTNGPTVHQVLRDQPRTFSNELYLMAPLGSKDLVQAYSYISRTSEPESRSIGPSYSDSLLIQTVNVPTWYTNNYVSWLIPGNIGTKSFMAGGSIQSQMLTSNLSPAIDSSTNHVAWDKKRLYGQAAYDIPGDNLNANLTLPLIFQQIDYSDAGYALDKRQAKLFFDPQVRIKYKTGREDFVTLLYHYRHQTGTVEDIYHGYILKDYRTLFANNADLTLKQDQLMAAGYSHRKALTLFFYSLAVSYERIHANNITSGVITDSFQQQVVLPYANTTGSWTADGSISKYSFPLRTTFTGEVKWQNSHSVQVQNGAFLPFNTTVWTLVFAATTKLSDQVNVSYQLTGTQTAAALAPEIDQLQQQGAIYYNLLSGMQFKLSGEHYFTRSQGNPDLQYFFADASVKYRLKKWKVDLQLDAVNFLNVRSYRALYLSGNMLTASSYGLPGRIVLGKIMFDL; this is encoded by the coding sequence ATGAAACCGGTCATTCTGCTTGCGGTTATCCTGTTGTCGCTGTCCGCGGATGCCCAGGTGTTAAAAGGCACGGTCATGGACAGCACGGGTAGCCCCGTGTCTTACGCCAGCGTTAACCTCAGGAACGCGGAAGGCAGTGTCATCATGGCGTTTACAACCGCAGATGCCAGGGGAAATTATGCCTTGCGGCTTCCGTCCGGGCTCCGGGCAGACACGCTGTACCTGGAAGCTCGTTGCATTGGATACAGTACGCAGCGTCGGGCGGTTTCCTGGTCGACCGGGGTCGCTGATTTTACGCTTGCGGTCTCGGCGAGTCGGTTACCGTCGGTCATCATTCATGCCAAGGGGCCAAGACTACGCACCAGCGGGGACACGCTGAGCTATAAAGTAAGCGATTTTAGCAGCGCCCAAGACCGGGTGATTGGGGATGTGATCCGGCGGTTGCCGGGAATTTCGGTTGCTTCCGATGGAACGATCCGCTATAACAACAAGCCGGTCTCCGGTGTATACCTGGGGGGCGACAACCTGCTCGACGACAAGTATACGATTGCCACGAATACCATTCCCCAGGGGGTGGTCGACCAGGTGCAGGTGATCGACAATCACCAGCCGGTGAAGGTATTGCAAAACAAGGTCAAGAGTGACGACGTAGCCCTCAACCTGACGTTCAAAAAGGGCGCCAAGGCCCGCTTGCTGGGACAGGAGACGGCTGGTACGGGCTTGCCCGGTAACTATGATGCGGACCTGAATGCCCTTTTGGTAAAAGACAAGTATAAGGCCATCGACTATCTGAAAGGGAACAATACGGGGGAGGACCTGCAACAGGAGCTGGTGTCGCATAATGTTGCCGACTATAAGCTGCGCATCGGCAATGATCCGCCGGCAGCCCTGCTTTCCCTTGGATCGGTAAACGATCCGGCCCTGGCGCGTAACCGGTATTTTTTTAACCAGTCCGGCTTATTGAACCTCAATAACCTTGTCAACCTGAAGAACGGGTTGCAACTGCGCGTCAACGCATCTTATCTGCATGACATAGAAAAGCGGGATTACAGTCAGCGGACAAGCGTCTTCCTCCCGGGGGATACCCTGCAGTATGCCGAAACGCAGCAGAACCGCTTTCATCCAAATTTGCTTCATGCGCAGTTGACCCTCAACGTCAATAAGGATAAAAGATACGTGAATGACGCGCTGTTGTTGGAGGACAACCGGTGGGCGGATTATTCGGATCTGAACACCAACGGCCCGACCGTTCACCAGGTCCTCAGGGATCAGCCCCGTACCTTTTCCAATGAATTGTACCTGATGGCCCCGCTGGGATCGAAGGATCTTGTCCAGGCCTATTCCTATATCAGCCGTACGTCAGAGCCGGAAAGCCGGTCGATCGGGCCTTCGTATAGTGACTCGCTGTTGATCCAGACGGTGAATGTTCCCACCTGGTATACCAATAATTATGTTTCGTGGTTGATCCCGGGTAATATCGGCACGAAAAGCTTTATGGCCGGGGGCAGTATTCAGTCCCAAATGCTGACATCGAACTTAAGCCCGGCCATTGACAGCTCGACCAATCATGTTGCATGGGACAAAAAAAGGTTGTATGGCCAGGCTGCCTACGATATACCGGGTGACAACCTCAACGCCAACCTGACCTTGCCGCTGATCTTTCAACAGATTGACTATTCGGATGCCGGATATGCGCTGGATAAGCGCCAGGCAAAACTCTTCTTCGATCCACAAGTGCGTATAAAATATAAGACCGGTAGGGAGGATTTCGTGACTTTACTTTACCACTATCGCCATCAGACCGGGACTGTCGAAGACATTTATCATGGCTATATCCTGAAGGATTACCGGACGCTCTTTGCCAACAATGCCGACCTGACGCTTAAGCAGGATCAACTGATGGCGGCGGGGTATAGTCACCGTAAAGCGCTGACGCTGTTTTTCTATAGTTTGGCTGTCTCCTACGAGCGCATCCACGCCAACAATATCACATCGGGCGTCATCACCGATAGCTTTCAACAACAGGTTGTCCTGCCTTATGCCAACACCACCGGCTCCTGGACGGCAGATGGAAGTATCAGCAAGTATTCTTTTCCCTTGCGTACCACCTTCACCGGAGAAGTAAAATGGCAGAATAGCCACTCCGTCCAGGTACAAAACGGCGCGTTCCTGCCGTTTAATACTACTGTCTGGACGCTGGTCTTTGCTGCAACAACAAAATTGAGCGACCAGGTGAATGTCAGCTATCAGCTCACGGGGACTCAGACCGCGGCCGCCCTGGCGCCTGAAATCGACCAGTTGCAGCAGCAGGGTGCTATTTATTATAACCTTTTGTCTGGTATGCAGTTCAAGCTGTCCGGCGAGCACTATTTTACGCGTAGCCAGGGCAATCCGGACCTCCAATATTTCTTTGCGGATGCGTCGGTTAAATACCGCCTCAAAAAGTGGAAGGTGGACTTGCAACTGGATGCGGTCAATTTCCTGAATGTACGGAGCTACCGGGCGTTGTATCTGTCGGGTAATATGCTGACGGCCAGTTCGTATGGGCTGCCGGGGAGGATTGTGCTGGGGAAAATAATGTTTGATTTGTAA
- a CDS encoding (R)-mandelonitrile lyase produces MTTDKNEGIFPRGQQAPSEYFTGAAWVLSLVPTDETGTFTIGNVEFEPGCRNNWHTHPRGQILLVTDGAGWYQERGKTAHALTKGDVVVIPSGVEHWHGATRDSALTHIAITNLGEKGPVTWLEPVTDEEYGN; encoded by the coding sequence ATGACTACAGATAAAAATGAGGGGATTTTCCCCCGTGGGCAACAGGCGCCATCCGAGTATTTTACCGGTGCTGCCTGGGTTTTAAGCCTTGTCCCGACAGACGAGACGGGCACCTTTACCATAGGCAACGTGGAATTTGAACCGGGTTGCCGCAACAACTGGCATACCCATCCGCGGGGACAAATTTTGCTGGTTACCGATGGGGCCGGGTGGTATCAGGAGCGGGGAAAAACTGCCCACGCCCTGACAAAGGGCGATGTCGTGGTGATTCCTTCGGGAGTCGAACACTGGCACGGAGCCACCCGCGACAGCGCACTCACACACATTGCCATTACGAACCTGGGCGAAAAGGGTCCTGTGACCTGGTTGGAGCCCGTAACAGACGAAGAATATGGAAACTAA
- a CDS encoding LytR/AlgR family response regulator transcription factor, with protein sequence MITCIAVDDEPMALEVIERYCAKSELVDLKAVFREPIKAVEYLGREKTDLVFLDINMPDISGMQLVQTLSPRPMIIFTTAYSHYAVESYNLNAVDYLLKPITFERFLASVNKAITALPARDYDRNIFIKSGPQTYQVSLREILYLEKDGNYINLYLKDRTILIRESMGDIFDLVPASDFVRVHKSYVVAIKHIAMIEAYQLTVNGKKIPIGATYRESLRSRLGIS encoded by the coding sequence ATGATCACGTGTATCGCCGTGGATGACGAGCCGATGGCGCTGGAGGTGATCGAACGCTACTGCGCCAAAAGCGAACTGGTAGACCTGAAGGCTGTATTTCGCGAGCCCATAAAAGCAGTCGAATACCTTGGCCGGGAAAAAACGGACCTGGTCTTTCTGGACATCAACATGCCGGATATCAGCGGGATGCAACTGGTACAAACCCTGTCACCAAGACCAATGATCATCTTTACCACCGCCTATAGCCACTATGCCGTGGAAAGCTATAACCTGAACGCCGTCGACTATCTTTTAAAACCGATCACCTTCGAACGATTCCTCGCCTCGGTCAACAAGGCGATCACAGCCCTTCCCGCCAGGGATTACGACCGGAATATTTTTATAAAAAGCGGCCCGCAAACATACCAGGTCAGCCTCAGGGAAATCCTGTACCTCGAAAAGGATGGGAATTACATCAATCTGTACCTGAAAGACAGAACGATCCTCATCCGCGAAAGCATGGGGGATATATTCGACCTGGTACCTGCTTCGGACTTTGTCCGTGTCCACAAGTCGTATGTCGTGGCCATAAAACATATTGCCATGATAGAGGCCTACCAACTGACGGTCAATGGCAAAAAGATACCTATCGGCGCCACCTATCGCGAATCGTTGCGCTCCAGGCTCGGGATCAGTTAA
- a CDS encoding NAD(P)-dependent alcohol dehydrogenase, translating into METKQVQAFGTAAATEPLKGISIKRRVVQAHDVEIEILYCGICHSDLHQIKNDFGGTTYPIVPGHEIVGRVTAVGEHVQSFKVGDLAAVGCIVDSCGHCESCKDGIEQFCENGVTYSFNSPDKELGGVTYGGFSKVYVCNEKYVLHMPDFKDLAAAAPLLCAGITVYSPLKHWGAGPGKKVGILGIGGLGHLAIKIAKAMGAHVVVFTTSASKVADAKRLGADEAVLSSDAGQMAKYARSLHFIIDTVSAKHDVNTYLNLLRHDGAVVLVGLPPAPLEIGAFNVVMGNRSFAGSNIGGIAETQEMLDFCAKHTIVAEIEKIDMGYVNKAFERLEKGDVHYRFVIDMNSLNEIP; encoded by the coding sequence ATGGAAACTAAACAAGTACAAGCATTTGGCACGGCTGCCGCCACGGAGCCGTTGAAGGGTATCAGCATAAAGCGTCGCGTGGTACAGGCGCATGACGTAGAAATAGAGATATTATATTGCGGCATTTGCCATTCCGATCTGCATCAGATCAAAAATGACTTTGGCGGTACAACGTACCCGATCGTACCGGGCCACGAGATTGTCGGCCGGGTAACCGCGGTAGGGGAGCATGTCCAATCGTTTAAGGTGGGTGACCTGGCGGCCGTTGGCTGTATCGTTGACAGCTGCGGGCATTGCGAGTCCTGCAAGGACGGGATCGAGCAATTTTGCGAGAACGGAGTGACGTACTCGTTCAACAGCCCGGATAAGGAGCTCGGTGGCGTTACCTATGGCGGTTTCTCCAAAGTCTATGTCTGCAACGAAAAGTACGTGCTGCACATGCCGGATTTTAAAGACCTGGCGGCCGCTGCGCCGCTGTTGTGCGCCGGAATTACCGTATATTCTCCGTTAAAGCATTGGGGCGCGGGCCCTGGTAAAAAGGTCGGCATTCTTGGTATTGGCGGCCTGGGGCACCTGGCCATTAAAATAGCCAAGGCGATGGGTGCGCATGTAGTGGTATTCACGACATCCGCTTCCAAGGTGGCCGATGCAAAGCGGCTGGGTGCCGATGAGGCTGTGTTGTCGAGCGATGCGGGACAGATGGCGAAGTATGCGCGCAGCCTGCATTTTATCATCGACACGGTGTCGGCGAAGCACGATGTGAATACCTATCTGAATTTGTTGCGGCATGACGGAGCTGTTGTATTGGTGGGGCTGCCGCCCGCTCCCCTGGAAATCGGGGCTTTTAATGTCGTCATGGGGAATCGGAGCTTTGCCGGTTCCAATATCGGCGGGATTGCTGAAACCCAGGAAATGCTGGACTTTTGCGCAAAACATACGATCGTGGCGGAGATCGAGAAGATCGATATGGGGTATGTCAACAAGGCTTTCGAGCGATTGGAAAAGGGGGATGTTCACTACCGGTTTGTCATAGATATGAATTCATTAAATGAGATACCATGA